DNA from Malus sylvestris chromosome 11, drMalSylv7.2, whole genome shotgun sequence:
TaggaaattttaacaaaaaacttctggtactgttcactttaacaaaaaatcaaatttttacactaaaaaatcaatcatggtactattcagtttattcttttattttatctttatcgttaaaactcaaaattttcaagttattttcattaattttcgtAAATTTATATCCTATTAATTACGTTTGTTTGGATCAAGATCTTATCCATTGACAAGTCTAGCTGCCGGACCCAAAGTTTTGTTGTTCAGATCGAACCCAAATTAGTGACGAAAGATTTTCTCGTCAGAAGTTTGGGGCCCGTTTTAGGTTGAGTTAACAATTTGAAGACTATCTTCTAGAATTTCAGTGAAAGCCAACAGAAAAAGCCTGTGCCAGTAATACAATGCAGTTCTAGCTTTTTGCCAGTTGTGGGAGTCGATTTTTGTTGGGAAGTTGGAGAACCAACCGAAAATCAACCAAACGTTtagtttagtgatatttctctttccAATCTTCAAAGACGTCCGAAATTCAAATCCCTCGTTTCCCATTGAACAGAATGGAGAAAGAAAACCATTGTCTTTGAAGATATAAAGACTGAAGCCTAGCAGACGAAAGACACTTACATGCAACCAAGATGCTAGTTTGACGATATTGAAGCCTAACACACTACTCGATGTGGTTTAATTTACCAGCATGATATTACTTAATTGTTTTGAGATACCGCTACCTTGGTCCTTGACGTCCTAGTCAGCATATACATTCTTACATAAGTCATTAATACAACACAAATGGATTCACCCAAAAAAATTATAGGACTGAGTAGAAAAACAAAGGCTTTATGTCAAATGCCATATGCCAAAAGCTACAGTATACAACATGTACTACAAAAAGCACAGTTTCGCAGAAAATTAACCTAGACCAATTCGAGCAGGAAGGCAAACGCCGGGAGCTTGTTCGTCGACGGAAAGGGTTCCAGCGGCAGCCAATTTTATTACAGAATGAGCAGTGAGACGGAACTTCAGGCGTGCTTCGACAAAGCTTCTGCTGAGAACTTGTTCAACCCACTCCTCTACGGCTTTCTTCTTGTCCGATAACCAGCCAGCTGCGAGTATCTGCACCATGACTCCAAAATCAATCTCCAGCTGAACCTCATATCCGAAGATTTTCTTCAATTCGCGATTGATTTCCTTCACTATTTTCTCAGCGAGtgcttcaaaatcaaatggcttcaaAACCACTTTTTCGTTCACTCGACCAAGGAAATCTTCCAGCCAAGCTTCAGAGTTTTCGGAGATGGAGTCGCTGTCACAATCTTCAGAATCTATGTTCTTGTCAGGCTCCGCTACTGGCAGATTCAAATCGAGAAAGTTCCTTAATTGCTTGTTGGACTGTTTCTGTAGTTCAGAGAATCGCTCTAAGGAGGCATTGGTGTCAATCagctttcttttatttgtagaaGAAGACGGGTTTGAGGTTCCATCTCTTGGTGCAATCCTCACATTCATGCCCTTGCTTTGATTGGCATCCCCAAGATTCCGAATTTGCATTTGACATTTCTTGGCGGCAAGTATGACCTCCTCGGAGAATTTATGGGGTTCATTCTCTCCAGAGCGGCTTTTGCTGCTGCTTTTGATAGTGGAGGTAGTCACGAAGATTATGTCGTTAATGCTGATTTCTCTCCCATGCGAATCTGGAAACTTTCCAGTCCTAATGGCCTGGGACAAGCTTCTCTGGGCAAGAAAGTCCGCCTTATCGACATTTTCAAGGAATACCACCGAATGAGGTCTCCTGCTTAACTCCCCTGCAACATAATCAACAACTGTCTTACCCCTAAACTTCACATTGTAATCATCTACACCTTCGGATTGAAAAACAGAGTTTGTTTGGTAACCCCTATCTTGGGAACACATATCAGCAGAAATTAAGCTTTCTCTGGAGCCAAAAAGTATCTCAGCAAGTGCTAAAGCAATTTTCTTCTTTCCGACTTTGTCAGGTCCAACCAAAGTCAGCCATATATCTCCTCTGAGTTTCGAACACTGATTCCTTCCACTACCAGACTTGCAACATGCCACAGCTTGACTAATACTGCAAATGGCTTCATTTTGCCAGCCAACCTTTTCTGTGAGAACTCTCCTAAGTGATTTGATATCACTTGGATCAACCTGCCCTCCAAGATCAGACGCAGAGCAGGAAGAGGACCGGGCAATATGGCGTGAACTATTTTCACTCAATGCATCAAATTCAGCAGAAATGGAACCAGAGAGGTGTCTGGAACTCTCTCTAATATCTTGTAATTTAGGACTTCTTGGCCCTTGACTGGTTGATCCATACAATGTTCCCAATCCCAAATCTGTTGCTACAGAAGTAACTGATGAAGACGATGTGTGGTCAGTGGAAAGATTCATATTGTGGATGGGGTAAGTAGTCTGGCAGGGGCTTCTCATTTCAACTTGCTGACCCTTTGAATCTTTAATCAATAGCTCTGACCGGAGGCAAGCATTCTCAGCAGCATCGGAAACTACTTGCATAGGCAAGTTCTGTTTTGATAGAAGACTCGTTTGCATGTCCATCGGCTGGCAGCGATAATGAATAGCATGTCCGCTTTCATTTAGAGATGAATCTTCACCgctgttttcttttctattcCAGACTGCTAGGGAGCCCTCACCAGATGCAACTTGAGGCCCTGCTTGATAAACGTCCACTTTAGGGAATGGTTGAGGGTGATGATTTTGTCGGCAGATATCATCCCATTTTTTCTGCAGTGCAGATACTGTAACATTCGTTGTTGTTTTATCATCTTTGGTCTGCACTGAATAATGAAGCACACTTACACATGTTCTCAAGGAAATAAGGGTAACAAATTAAAATCCAACCAGTTACAAGAAACATGCTCGTTAAACTACATGTGTTTGTGCGCAAAGGCATGCTTTTGTGTGCACAAGAGTTATTCCAACTCGATACAAAATTAAACTCTAAAGGGGTTACATACCTTTGCTAGATCGTCTCCCTTGCCAGTGTCAAGTTCGCACGTTTGCAACCAAGAAGGCAAACTATCTGACCGCTGATCAGCTGCTGAATTAGTTGATCCTATTTTCAGAACAGAAGCAGCTTCTTGCTCATACTTCTCTGTGCACTGATGACAACGTTTAAAGGATTGATATGTGCTGCTCAATGGACTTTTGAAGTCGGACGGTGCAGGAAAGAATCCGCCAAATGGAACGAAGGACCCCATCAAACTGTAAGTATATCATGAGCACGGAACTGTGAGATCCAACAAGCACAAAACAGTCAGACACTTAAGTGTTTTACCTGAAACATACTCTCCATGCATTCACACAACTTATACCAGCGCTATCGACTTAAACATTATAACATGTACATCGAGAAATGAATGCATATATGGATTGAATGCTCTCACTCTGAAGTTAGCAAATTATGCAGCTTACTGCCTAAACCAGAGTAATGAAATCAAACACTTCATGGCTTTAGGGAACAAAACATCATATGTTTCGCGTATCAAACCCGAAACCACAATCAAATTATGACTTCAAGCAACTTCAGACACACATCAAGCATGAATCCACAAAAGAGAATATTGAGCATTTGCCCCAACAAGTTGAAAAGGAGCATAAAACAAATTCAGAGTTAGATAACCACCTGGATTTCGAGTAAACTCCTTCCATTGAAGCTTTAGAAGAAGTaatgggaagaagatgaagatcccAATCCTTCTCAATCGTCGAAAACCGAAGCAAAAGCTTCCTAAACACTTCATGGCTCGCCGCCCC
Protein-coding regions in this window:
- the LOC126590689 gene encoding protein SMAX1-LIKE 7-like; this translates as MPTPVNAARQCLTDEAARALDDAVAVARRRSHAQTTSLHAVSALLSLPSSALRDACARAKSSAYSPRLQFRALELSVGVSLDRLPSSKAQDEPPVSNSLMAAIKRSQANQRRQPESFHLHHIHSQQQAASLLKVELKHFVISILDDPIVSRVFGEAGFRSCDIKVAIIHPPVTQSARFPRTRCPPIFLCNLTDADPARPGFSLPLSGFEDGDENSRRIADLLVKKSGKNPLLLGVCAAEALKSFTEAVQKGKAGILPAEVASFSVVSIETEISEFVLNGGSKEEMGCKFEEVGRMAERCSGSGSGVIVNIGDLKGLVGEGVVAEEALSFVVLQLKSLLEIHGVKLRLIGGAASHEVFRKLLLRFSTIEKDWDLHLLPITSSKASMEGVYSKSSLMGSFVPFGGFFPAPSDFKSPLSSTYQSFKRCHQCTEKYEQEAASVLKIGSTNSAADQRSDSLPSWLQTCELDTGKGDDLAKTKDDKTTTNVTVSALQKKWDDICRQNHHPQPFPKVDVYQAGPQVASGEGSLAVWNRKENSGEDSSLNESGHAIHYRCQPMDMQTSLLSKQNLPMQVVSDAAENACLRSELLIKDSKGQQVEMRSPCQTTYPIHNMNLSTDHTSSSSVTSVATDLGLGTLYGSTSQGPRSPKLQDIRESSRHLSGSISAEFDALSENSSRHIARSSSCSASDLGGQVDPSDIKSLRRVLTEKVGWQNEAICSISQAVACCKSGSGRNQCSKLRGDIWLTLVGPDKVGKKKIALALAEILFGSRESLISADMCSQDRGYQTNSVFQSEGVDDYNVKFRGKTVVDYVAGELSRRPHSVVFLENVDKADFLAQRSLSQAIRTGKFPDSHGREISINDIIFVTTSTIKSSSKSRSGENEPHKFSEEVILAAKKCQMQIRNLGDANQSKGMNVRIAPRDGTSNPSSSTNKRKLIDTNASLERFSELQKQSNKQLRNFLDLNLPVAEPDKNIDSEDCDSDSISENSEAWLEDFLGRVNEKVVLKPFDFEALAEKIVKEINRELKKIFGYEVQLEIDFGVMVQILAAGWLSDKKKAVEEWVEQVLSRSFVEARLKFRLTAHSVIKLAAAGTLSVDEQAPGVCLPARIGLG